The segment GGCGGGCTTTCTCTTTGGATTCGATACGGTCGTGATCTCTGGAGCCAACCTACCTATCAAAGAACTGTGGCAAACCTCTGAATGGTTTCATGGCACTTTTATCATGTCCATGGCTTTGTGGGGGACTGTCATCGGAGCATTGATAGCAGGGTTTCCTACTGACAAATTTGGTAGAAAAAACACCCTTATTGGTATTGGAGTTCTATACTTCGTATCGGCCATTGGATCAGGATTAGCGACTGACCCCTACATGTTTTCATTTTTCAGATTCATAGGGGGGCTAGGTGTAGGCATCTCTTCGATCGCCGCACCTACCTACATCTCTGAGATATCCTCAGCCAACAACCGCGGAAAACTGGGTGCTCTGTATCAATTCAACATCGTGTTTGGTATACTGATCGCTTTCATCTCCAACTACCTACTCAAAGGAGTCGGTGGAGCCAATGACTGGCGATGGATGCTTGGGATCGAGGGATTGCCAGCGATTATTTACACAGTCATGGTATTTGGTATTCCCAAAAGCCCAAGATGGCTGGTATTGCACAAAAATGATGAGGCTGCAGCACTAAAAGTATTGCAAAAAACCTCGACCGCAGAAGAAGCTCAAGCAATCTTGGTTGACATCAGATTGGATCAAGAACAAACGAAGGACGATGTATCGAGTGTATTCTCCAAAAAATACAAGGTATCCTTACTGCTGGCCTTTTTGATTGCTTTTTTCAATCAATTGTCAGGCATCAATTTCATCCTCTACTATGCTCCAGAGATACTAGAAAAAGCAGGATTTGCCACATCTGATTCTCTGTTTAGCTCCATAGCCATCGGGTTGGTCAATCTGATATTCACCATCGCAGGGATGTACCTGATCGACCGAGCAGGAAGAAAGCAACTCATGTATATAGGTTCGTTTGGCTATATCATTAGCCTTTTGATGGTCGCCTATGGCTTCTACACCGAAGCTACCGCCAGCTTCAAACTTGCCTTCATTCTCCTGTTCATTGCATCACATGCCATAGGACAAGGTGCAGTGATATGGGTGTTTATCTCCGAGATATTCCCCAACAGGGTACGGGCTTATGGACAAGCTTGGGGCTGTGGCATCCACTGGGTATTTGCAGCATTGATCACCTTATTTGGTGCAGTATTGATTCATGTATTCGAACCATGGATGATCTTCGCGCTATTCGGTGGCTTGATGGTATTGCAGCTTGTTTTTGTACATTTCATGATGCCTGAAACCAAAGGAAAGTCACTCGAACAACTTGAAAAAGAATTAGTTAAATAATAGTAGTAAATGCCTGAAGTCAAGTAATAATCAATCGTAGATTAAGTAATTAGTTTTAGTGTTTGGTAATAGTTTGAATTAAGATTAATTATTTGAGGACAGGTAATAGGTGGGTTACTTCTCTTGGGAAGTTTCCCACCTTTTTTATCCCCCTTAGCTAAAACAGTCTCGTCGTACCTGCCTTTGCAGGCAATAAAATTGTCGTGCTTCTTCAATCTTTGTTTCTTCCAGTCAGTACAAAAAAAGAAGTCGGACATTGCCGACTCCTCTTCTATATCTACAACAGATTTTTCTCCCTACCTGCTTTTGATGTATTGATTACTCCTTAACTAATCTAAGAGTTTTACTGTCATTTGCTCCTTCTAATTTGAGCAGATAGATGCCAGCACTGTATTGTTTTACGTCTATGGCCAATTCTTCGACGGCTGGATCAAAGACATCTCGTTGAAGCATGCCTCCCCTCACATCAAAAAGCATATAGCTGCTAAATCCTTTGTCCTTGACTAGGATTTTAAAAGTCTCCATCGCAGGATTAGGATATATTGTCAATTCGTTTGTCAATATACTTGGGTCTACGGTCTCCTGACTGACTACTCTGGCGCTGCTTACATTGTCAAAGCGCCATTGTTGGTTTTGATTGGTGCTGCTAGACGCCCATAAATACACGTTTTGATTTATTGCGCCTCCATTCCCTCCGTCAATAGAAAAGTTGGTGCCACGTTTTTGTAATCTGTAGTGTCCATTGCCTGCATCTATTTTTTGCCACTGTTGAGCATAATTACTTGACGAACACGTCTTTAGAGTCACATCTTGTCCATTGGATCCTCCACTCCCTCCATCAAGGCATACTGTAGTGTTTAGTTTTTGATAAGAATAATAACCCCCACCACGATCGATCTCAGTCCAAGTCAGGTTGGCATGTTGTACATAAGTATAGAGCTCAACTGACCTACCTACCACTGCACCTACTCCACCGTCGATGGCGTAGTTTGTTGCGTTTCGTTTGACGAGCTGAAAATCCCCTCCAAACGAAGGACAGTTTGACGAACTGCTAATGCTGTTGTTGGATCCGCTATTGGTTACTGTACCACAAGACTCCCCTGTTATATAGTTCGTGCCTGATGCTATGACAATCGGATAGTTTGTGAAGTTTTCTATATCTACATGATAACCTGAATGATTATTCTGCGATGCGTTACTTCCATTCAAGAAACGAATGTTTTTGTGATCACCACCCATTTGTATTTTTAGGTTTTGATTCACTGTGGCTTCAGAACTCCTCAGCGTAACATTGGAATAATCACTCCCAATGTATGCCACACTTTTACTCCCGTTGTAGTACGCATCTACCGCAGGGATAATCGTGATGTCCGCATGAAAGCCATTATCATTGTCATAAGTGCTTTGATATACAGGGCCAAATGCCGCATCGGCTCTACAATTGACCACATTTCCTGAGCCAATTGCATATCCCTGCTCACAGCCAATGATCGTACATCCTTCGACGTATTTGGTTCCAGTAGCATGTGCCAGCGTCACTCCTGTTCTCATGTATTTGACTGTGCAGTTGAGCACAGTAGGATTAGAGGTACCTCTTTCATATCCGACACCATTGATGACTGTCTCTCCTGCATTGTAGGCGCGGATTCCACCTTCACCCAAACTCATCATGTATCCCGCAGGAAGTTTATATCCCCAGACGGTCATGAAATCCACGTTATCCGCTGGTGAACCTGTGCCTTCCTCGTCCAACATATCATCGGTAGTCCGCATTTCACCTTCTACATTGCACCCTTCGACCGTAGGGTTGCTAGCTGCCTGCATAAAAATGGCATGACCATAGGATCTATGAATAAATGTACAATTTTTGACGTGATTAGATTCACCTCTGATCAAACATGCGCTGTGTTTCCTATGAGAAATCACGGGTCCTCCACCCTTGCCAAAAGCATCTCCGTACCCATAGGGATAAGAACCTTTGACTGTCACATGAAAACCCTCGATTCTGTTGCCAGATCCGTCCATGACTAGGTTGCATGCTGACTTGCTTGGGTTGTCATTTACAGAGCCATTATCCACCAATGTTAGATTTTTGAGTACATTGTTGTTGCCTATGATCTGCATTTCATACACGTTGTAGTTACCAAAGGACTGAAACACCGCTGTGGAGACATTGATAGTCACACCTGTAAAATCATAGGTACTGTTGTTTCCCTCAAAGAGAAAAAGAACCTTTGAGATTCTACCCACTACATCGGATTGATCTGAGTACAATCCGTTGGCCACATCCGCTGCGGTGACAGAGTATGTACCTGGAGCCAATTTGACATTGGCATTGTTGTCATCAAGGTATGGCTTCAAAGCACTGAGCGAATAAACTGTCGTCTGTGCATGAGAAACCAATCCAAAAAACATGAGGCATACGGTGGCTTTCATACACCATAGCCAAGTTTGGCTGATTGTAATTTTAGTTTTCATAATTATGCTTTATTTAATTTTAGTTTTTAAGTCTTAGGTATTGGCCAATTGACAAATACCAAAAGTGCGCTAGGACTGAATGATCGGATTGGATCAAAATTCAATCGACTAAAAACACTCACTGATACAAAAGCATATAGTAGGGAGGTAGAAAGAAGGTAGTTACCTTACTATCCAAAAATCTGGTTGTTTGCATTGATCTGATGTTTAAGTAAAGGTTGTGAAACAGCAACAACTACTCTCTGCCATACCATGAACAGAGATAAATAGTTAAACTTCAACTACTCAACCTAATTCGTTGTTGGTTCAATTTCCTCATTTGATCATCCAACTCATATCAACTATCAACCAATATGTGTAAAACAAGGCTCCTTAAAAATGTGACAAATCGCGAAAAAGCAAGCTCTCAATCAAACTGTATAACAAAAAAGGGCCATACCGATGAAACATCGACATGGCCCTTTCTCCACATAATCGCACACAACGATTTTAATCTATTTGTTCGATGAGCATGACGCTCCAGGGACTAATTTTCTGCTCTAGGATCAACTTCCCCTTTTCATCTGCACTCACCAGACTGGTCTTGAGGGTAGATGCAGCCTGCTTCATTACCTTAGCTTGCTCACGTGTAGGAGGCTCTGGTTGTCCCATATTCTGCCAGTAGTGGTAGATATTGCCATGATCTCTGTCCAGTATTTCTATCTTGAACATCGCACCTGGTTTCAGATCAGAAAGCACGATGGATAGATCCTTTGCGCTTCCCTTAGCCATATCTGCATAACTCATGTTGCCTGCAGGTACTGCTCCATTTGCCTCTTTGGGGTAGTTGTATGCCAAGGCCACCACCTTGCCACTACCCGATTTTCTGGTCACAAAAAGATGCTCTTCTTGAGATAGCACTTCATCCCCCAGCTGATGCAGCATACGATAAGCATGATAGGATGGCTTGACGAATCCTTGATAATTGATCATTCCAAAACCACCATGAAAGATACTCGCTGCGCCTCCCTTTTCTTCGAAAATATCTGTAAAGGTCCAAAAAGCCAATGAATGAGTCAATCCGATACAATCCAAATTGGTCTTGACGATATAGGCAGCTGCAGGCAGGAGATCGTGCATCCTGTCACGACTACTTGGACTGGTATTCCACTCTGTGAGGTGAATTTCAGCTTTAGGATAGGCACTTTTTGCTATAGTCGCATTGAGCCACTCCAAATCATCTTTGGTAGACCCAACATATCGAGTCAGTCCCTTGCCTTTGCCTGTCTCTGGATTGAAGGCGTAATCTGTAGGATATGGATGACAACTCACAAAATCGACTGGCAAACTTTCTTTTTGACAAAAAGCCAGAAAATCCTCAATCCATACTCCATGCCATTCCAACGAATTGATGTCATCAGTAGCAAAGAGCGCATCAGAGATACTGCGATCTTCTCGCTGTCCCTTGTATCGATCATCCGGCACAAAATTGCTCGTCGAAGGTCCACCTACTTTTAATTGACTGTTTACCGATTTTACAGCCAGCGCAGACTGCTTGTACAGTTCAAAATATTGTGCTTTGGTTCCATCAAAAAAGCCCCAATCTAAGTTGGGTTCATTCCATACTTCAAAATACCATGTTGATACTTCATCAATCCCATAGCGATCCACGCAGTGTTGGGTAAAAGCCTTGACCAAATCATGCCACATACCAAAAGTTTCTTCTTTAGGTGTCACCCGTGCCTTCCACCAAAACACCGTCTGGCTGCTATCTGCTGCCAATGGCTCTGGAAAAAAGCCCAATTCTACAAAGGGACGTACTTGGAGATCGAGCATGCGATCAAACAAGTCATCAATGTACTGCCAGTTGTAAGTGATCTTTCCGTCCTTTTCGAAGACTGGAAACATATCATCGTGAAAGAGACCATGAAAACGTACATATTCAAACCCACAATCTTGCTGTACTGTTTCGAGTTGCTCCAACCATCCAGCGCGCAATCCCTCATTGGCACGTCCTGCGCCCACACATTTACTCCAATAATGCTCAAATGCCTGCCCTTGGGAAGTAGCACTCACTTTTGTCTTCTTCTGCGCCCATAGCCCTGTCGCCATGAGCACAAGTGTCCATATCAATACTTGTGTCTTTCTATTCATACTTATGTTTATTCTACTACGACGATTTTTTCAAAACTTGTTTCCAATCTAAATTCGACCCAATCTGGGCTATCACTACTGATGATTCCTTGGCGTGCATCTATTTCCTGATCCCCTCGGTATATCTTGATCATTTTGGGATCAAAATCCTTGGTCCTTCTCAGTGACACCACCACAGGTTGATCATTTTGCATCTTCAGTTCACGACCATCACGCTCCAAACTCACTGTTGCAGGTATTCCCGTAGTGATTACTTTCACCTCTTGGTTTTCGAAACGTGTGATTCCTGATAGAAACACAAAATCAAAATCAGCATGCTCCTTGGCACGAACCGTTGACAACAAGCCTTTTTGATAAAATCCTTCTTTCTCAATCACACTAGAAACAGTCTCTCCCACGTGAATAACATCGCGTGTGCCATCTATCAATGCTACTGTGATTTGCTGTGCTCCCAGACGATTGCCGTCAAACTGTATGTCAAGAATCTGATTGGAATCTACCCCTATGTAGGGATTGAAAACTGCCACAAAAGGATCACTCCATGCCGACCCCTGTCGCCTCAGCATAAGCGTCGGTATCTTTGCGTCTAGTAGTTCACTAGGTGCAGTACCTTCAGTGATGGCGTTACATTTGGGTCCGAGGACGGAAAAAACCTGCTGCCCCGTATAGCCCTTGGCCCAAACATCCATGAACTGATCGGGTTTGTTGTCACTTTGGATAGTGAAACGCGCTTTTAGGTCTAACCCTGTTTGTGCTTTTTTCTTATCAGTGAAATAATCATAAGCTTTCAACTCCCCATGCTTTTCTCCCAATTCATCTGTTGGAGTGAGTGTTATTTTTTGACCCTTGGTATCGAGAATATCAAGCGACTGACCTAGGTTGTGATAAAAATAGTCATGTTGTTCCTTTCCTCCGTTGACTTTGCCCGAGCGAAAGATATCCAAGGCATAGCGCTGGCCAGCGGGTGTTTCGATCATGGTGGTCACACGGCGCTGATTGGCCTCTGTCTTTGGCTCAAAAAAAGAAACATCCACGAAGCTAACTTTGTCAAAAAATGCTTGCTCTCCAGACTTGGGGAAACTGCCTTCGAGGGTATATGGATCATAACTGCGCATCGATGCATAGGTAGATACTCCGTCTACCACCACGGTATTGTGGGCGGGAAACTGCGAGTAGTACTCCAAAAAATCAGGATGCCAATAACTCGATCCACGCCCCATATCTGGCCCGAGTACGTAGTTGTTGGCATACAACTCCATCGCGATACCATTGGCATGGGCATGGTTGCCGTAGGAACCCAGCGTAGAGATCATCATGGCGTCCTGCCCTTGGCCCTGACGCTGCACAAACAAACTCACATTGGGGGCATAAAAAGTAGGTGTCACCAGAGATTCACCCTTCTCAATCTCTGATCTCGACAGCAAATCATCTGTGTAAAAAAACAGCTCAAACAATCCACCACCTTTGCGCTGGTAATGTCCTCTATCCATCAAATCATACAATAGTCCACTTATTACCTTTTCTTTGTCCAATTCATCATACTTATGATAATTGGCAATCAGCAGTTCAAAATTGTCGGCAGGCAAAGTATGATGCCCAGAGTCTCCAAACCCCAGAGTGTATCCATTGGGAAACTGATACTGAAAAGCTGCCAATGCGGCCTTTTCCACAATGGGAAAA is part of the Reichenbachiella agarivorans genome and harbors:
- a CDS encoding sugar porter family MFS transporter — encoded protein: MNKRLIYYSIVVAMAGFLFGFDTVVISGANLPIKELWQTSEWFHGTFIMSMALWGTVIGALIAGFPTDKFGRKNTLIGIGVLYFVSAIGSGLATDPYMFSFFRFIGGLGVGISSIAAPTYISEISSANNRGKLGALYQFNIVFGILIAFISNYLLKGVGGANDWRWMLGIEGLPAIIYTVMVFGIPKSPRWLVLHKNDEAAALKVLQKTSTAEEAQAILVDIRLDQEQTKDDVSSVFSKKYKVSLLLAFLIAFFNQLSGINFILYYAPEILEKAGFATSDSLFSSIAIGLVNLIFTIAGMYLIDRAGRKQLMYIGSFGYIISLLMVAYGFYTEATASFKLAFILLFIASHAIGQGAVIWVFISEIFPNRVRAYGQAWGCGIHWVFAALITLFGAVLIHVFEPWMIFALFGGLMVLQLVFVHFMMPETKGKSLEQLEKELVK
- a CDS encoding RICIN domain-containing protein, which encodes MKTKITISQTWLWCMKATVCLMFFGLVSHAQTTVYSLSALKPYLDDNNANVKLAPGTYSVTAADVANGLYSDQSDVVGRISKVLFLFEGNNSTYDFTGVTINVSTAVFQSFGNYNVYEMQIIGNNNVLKNLTLVDNGSVNDNPSKSACNLVMDGSGNRIEGFHVTVKGSYPYGYGDAFGKGGGPVISHRKHSACLIRGESNHVKNCTFIHRSYGHAIFMQAASNPTVEGCNVEGEMRTTDDMLDEEGTGSPADNVDFMTVWGYKLPAGYMMSLGEGGIRAYNAGETVINGVGYERGTSNPTVLNCTVKYMRTGVTLAHATGTKYVEGCTIIGCEQGYAIGSGNVVNCRADAAFGPVYQSTYDNDNGFHADITIIPAVDAYYNGSKSVAYIGSDYSNVTLRSSEATVNQNLKIQMGGDHKNIRFLNGSNASQNNHSGYHVDIENFTNYPIVIASGTNYITGESCGTVTNSGSNNSISSSSNCPSFGGDFQLVKRNATNYAIDGGVGAVVGRSVELYTYVQHANLTWTEIDRGGGYYSYQKLNTTVCLDGGSGGSNGQDVTLKTCSSSNYAQQWQKIDAGNGHYRLQKRGTNFSIDGGNGGAINQNVYLWASSSTNQNQQWRFDNVSSARVVSQETVDPSILTNELTIYPNPAMETFKILVKDKGFSSYMLFDVRGGMLQRDVFDPAVEELAIDVKQYSAGIYLLKLEGANDSKTLRLVKE
- a CDS encoding GH39 family glycosyl hydrolase, whose product is MNRKTQVLIWTLVLMATGLWAQKKTKVSATSQGQAFEHYWSKCVGAGRANEGLRAGWLEQLETVQQDCGFEYVRFHGLFHDDMFPVFEKDGKITYNWQYIDDLFDRMLDLQVRPFVELGFFPEPLAADSSQTVFWWKARVTPKEETFGMWHDLVKAFTQHCVDRYGIDEVSTWYFEVWNEPNLDWGFFDGTKAQYFELYKQSALAVKSVNSQLKVGGPSTSNFVPDDRYKGQREDRSISDALFATDDINSLEWHGVWIEDFLAFCQKESLPVDFVSCHPYPTDYAFNPETGKGKGLTRYVGSTKDDLEWLNATIAKSAYPKAEIHLTEWNTSPSSRDRMHDLLPAAAYIVKTNLDCIGLTHSLAFWTFTDIFEEKGGAASIFHGGFGMINYQGFVKPSYHAYRMLHQLGDEVLSQEEHLFVTRKSGSGKVVALAYNYPKEANGAVPAGNMSYADMAKGSAKDLSIVLSDLKPGAMFKIEILDRDHGNIYHYWQNMGQPEPPTREQAKVMKQAASTLKTSLVSADEKGKLILEQKISPWSVMLIEQID
- a CDS encoding heparinase II/III-family protein; its protein translation is MKKTYHHLSLFFFMVWVMCACTSSSEQEYSGHPRIYVNDGKKDNFVTSVKEVSWKRAIIDKKKSNLEKYLAYVEEDSTWLLSRLQMNWNTKHTEVYLIGGDFDHSAGEAPVPTVRYSGTRDWATDYRTPSLEEVEPYQDDARGIYRQRKDNGAWEWIKPSLSGHSIEKINDHIMQIAADAAFLYWLTGEEKYAELATPVFFQYIEGMYYRDAPIVLDSSSQRNISGLATFEVIHERIVVSLVETYDFLYDYFQNHKMNLTHAQAVFQKWGDQIITYGVPDNNWNLFQARFLTYIAIVLEDDSQYENGKGRQYYLKNTFDISSPKQIALRESMRIYDQDNGIWPESPSYSMHVTTSLLEILTLLDNFTHENELKNFPIVEKAALAAFQYQFPNGYTLGFGDSGHHTLPADNFELLIANYHKYDELDKEKVISGLLYDLMDRGHYQRKGGGLFELFFYTDDLLSRSEIEKGESLVTPTFYAPNVSLFVQRQGQGQDAMMISTLGSYGNHAHANGIAMELYANNYVLGPDMGRGSSYWHPDFLEYYSQFPAHNTVVVDGVSTYASMRSYDPYTLEGSFPKSGEQAFFDKVSFVDVSFFEPKTEANQRRVTTMIETPAGQRYALDIFRSGKVNGGKEQHDYFYHNLGQSLDILDTKGQKITLTPTDELGEKHGELKAYDYFTDKKKAQTGLDLKARFTIQSDNKPDQFMDVWAKGYTGQQVFSVLGPKCNAITEGTAPSELLDAKIPTLMLRRQGSAWSDPFVAVFNPYIGVDSNQILDIQFDGNRLGAQQITVALIDGTRDVIHVGETVSSVIEKEGFYQKGLLSTVRAKEHADFDFVFLSGITRFENQEVKVITTGIPATVSLERDGRELKMQNDQPVVVSLRRTKDFDPKMIKIYRGDQEIDARQGIISSDSPDWVEFRLETSFEKIVVVE